The Hominilimicola fabiformis genome has a window encoding:
- the nadE gene encoding NAD(+) synthase has product MNNFDAKKVKNEIVQWIKDWFNENGKGCCAVVGISGGKDSSVVAALCVEALGKDRVFGVLMPQGEQSDIDFSYKLVRHLDINNCIVNIGDTISTLTNEVKPKLNNQWSKQTSTNLPARIRMATLYAVSQTINGRVANTCNLSETLLSWETRWGDAVGDFSPLSDLTVEEVKAIGFELGLPKELIEKVPSDGLCGSTDEDALGFKYSVMDKYIRTGEIDNTDIKNIIDERVKKYQFKRMPIPYFSTGLKRYVD; this is encoded by the coding sequence ATGAATAATTTTGATGCAAAGAAAGTAAAGAATGAGATTGTACAGTGGATTAAGGATTGGTTTAATGAGAATGGTAAGGGATGTTGTGCAGTGGTAGGCATTTCGGGCGGTAAAGATTCTTCTGTTGTAGCCGCATTATGTGTTGAAGCTCTTGGAAAGGATAGGGTATTTGGAGTTCTTATGCCACAAGGTGAGCAGTCAGACATTGATTTTTCTTATAAGCTTGTTAGACATTTAGATATCAATAATTGCATTGTAAATATTGGCGATACGATTTCCACATTGACAAATGAAGTAAAACCAAAGTTGAACAATCAATGGTCGAAACAAACATCTACGAATCTGCCGGCGAGAATTAGAATGGCTACACTTTATGCTGTGTCTCAAACCATTAATGGACGAGTGGCAAATACTTGTAACCTTTCAGAAACTCTTTTATCTTGGGAAACCAGATGGGGAGACGCTGTTGGAGATTTTTCACCATTGAGTGATTTGACGGTTGAAGAAGTTAAAGCTATTGGTTTTGAACTTGGATTACCAAAAGAATTAATTGAAAAAGTTCCGTCCGATGGCTTGTGTGGAAGTACAGATGAAGACGCTCTAGGATTTAAGTATTCTGTAATGGACAAGTATATTAGAACAGGTGAAATTGATAATACAGATATTAAAAATATAATAGATGAAAGAGTAAAGAAGTATCAATTTAAAAGAATGCCAATTCCGTATTTTTCAACAGGATTGAAAAGATACGTTGATTAA